One Syntrophales bacterium genomic region harbors:
- the pth gene encoding aminoacyl-tRNA hydrolase: MRLIVGLGNPGSQYQFSKHNMGFLVLDKLAQRQNISLSQRGFDARFGKGKIDETTVLLAKPQAFMNLSGVAVRKLTEYFKAGLEDLIVVHDDLDLPFEIIRLKKGGGYGGHKGLGSIIDYLGGSEFIRVRLGIGKPPPGTMVEEYVLGCFSKEEMKILPDITSRACDAVGEVISSGIQTAMNKFNVKGLTKNLDEEV, translated from the coding sequence GTGAGGCTGATAGTCGGGCTGGGAAATCCTGGCAGCCAGTACCAATTCAGTAAACATAACATGGGGTTCCTGGTCCTCGATAAATTGGCGCAGCGGCAGAACATATCCCTCAGTCAGAGAGGCTTCGACGCACGTTTCGGAAAGGGGAAAATTGACGAGACCACGGTTTTGCTTGCCAAACCTCAGGCCTTTATGAACCTGAGTGGCGTTGCGGTAAGGAAGCTTACGGAATACTTTAAAGCGGGTCTTGAAGATCTGATCGTTGTTCATGACGACCTCGACCTGCCATTCGAAATAATTCGTTTAAAGAAAGGCGGAGGGTACGGAGGGCATAAAGGATTGGGATCTATCATAGATTATCTCGGCGGGTCAGAGTTTATTAGGGTCAGATTGGGGATAGGGAAGCCGCCTCCCGGGACAATGGTGGAAGAGTACGTCTTAGGGTGTTTTTCTAAGGAGGAAATGAAAATCTTACCTGACATTACCAGCCGGGCATGTGATGCCGTGGGGGAGGTTATTTCATCCGGTATCCAGACGGCAATGAATAAATTTAATGTTAAAGGTCTCACAAAAAACTTAGATGAGGAGGTATAA